A portion of the Clostridiales bacterium genome contains these proteins:
- a CDS encoding amidohydrolase, which yields MDILLKNAYVITLDENDDVFENCCIGIEDKKINYIGRYKEGMDDGYDRVIDCDGKAVMPGLVNSHTHSSMTLFRNYADDLKLMDWLFKKIFPLEDKLDEEESYWGSALAQLEMIKSGTTAFCDMYFFMDKTAEVCKTSGMRAVLSRGLTGDDFDYRYKESEELYKKYDGSCDGRIKIILGPHSVYTCSLSYLKKIADKSNESGIPLQIHLSETKDEVSNCKKKYGMSPVKLLDSIGALKQDTIAAHCVAVDDEDIEILQKRGVNVAHNPGSNLKLASGIAPVAKMEKKGINVSLGTDGAASNNNLDMLEEVRTASYLQKVNEDDPTALPVCDVLKMATVNGAKALGLKDVGTIESGMKADLIVLNTKKPYYYPRYNIKSAIVYSGNSSDVDTVIIDGNVVMENGKVLTLDEERIYYEVERCAKKLTGR from the coding sequence ATGGATATACTTTTAAAAAATGCTTATGTGATAACTCTGGACGAAAATGATGACGTATTTGAAAACTGCTGCATAGGCATAGAAGATAAAAAAATTAATTATATAGGCCGGTATAAAGAGGGGATGGATGACGGCTATGACAGGGTTATAGACTGCGACGGCAAAGCCGTTATGCCGGGGTTGGTAAATTCACATACCCATTCTTCCATGACGCTTTTTAGAAATTATGCCGACGATTTAAAGCTTATGGACTGGCTGTTTAAAAAGATATTTCCACTTGAGGATAAGCTTGATGAGGAAGAATCCTACTGGGGTTCGGCTCTTGCACAGCTTGAAATGATAAAGAGCGGTACTACGGCATTCTGCGATATGTACTTTTTTATGGATAAAACGGCAGAGGTCTGCAAGACCTCAGGTATGAGGGCGGTTCTCTCGCGGGGGCTTACGGGCGACGATTTTGATTATAGGTATAAGGAAAGCGAGGAGCTTTACAAAAAGTACGACGGCTCGTGCGATGGCAGGATAAAGATAATATTGGGGCCGCATTCAGTATATACATGCTCCCTCTCGTATCTCAAGAAAATTGCGGATAAGTCGAACGAATCGGGCATACCATTGCAAATACACTTATCTGAGACAAAAGACGAAGTTTCAAATTGCAAAAAGAAGTATGGCATGTCTCCTGTAAAACTTTTGGACAGCATAGGGGCATTAAAGCAGGATACCATTGCCGCCCATTGTGTAGCCGTAGATGACGAGGATATCGAGATCCTTCAAAAAAGAGGAGTAAATGTTGCCCACAATCCGGGCAGCAATTTAAAGCTTGCCAGCGGTATTGCCCCTGTCGCAAAGATGGAGAAAAAGGGTATAAATGTATCCTTAGGCACCGATGGGGCGGCCAGCAACAATAATCTGGATATGCTCGAAGAGGTAAGGACTGCCTCATACCTTCAAAAAGTTAATGAGGACGATCCTACCGCCCTTCCCGTATGCGATGTTTTAAAAATGGCCACGGTAAACGGAGCCAAAGCCTTGGGGCTAAAGGATGTCGGCACGATTGAAAGCGGAATGAAGGCGGATCTTATAGTATTAAATACTAAAAAGCCTTATTATTATCCGAGATATAATATAAAATCCGCCATCGTATATTCAGGAAACTCATCGGATGTAGATACTGTGATAATAGACGGAAATGTCGTAATGGAAAATGGGAAGGTATTGACCCTCGATGAAGAGAGGATCTACTATGAGGTAGAGAGATGCGCAAAAAAGTTGACAGGAAGATGA
- a CDS encoding adenosylhomocysteinase, translating to MIRDINMAQSGHRKIEWVKGYMPVLSAIEKQFAKEKPFKGKKITMSIHLEAKTAYLSKVLKAGGAEVAVTGSNPLSTQDDVAAALVEDGLNVYAWHGSTKEEYESHLNAALDIEPNIIIDDGGDLVQIVHSKRQDLIKNIIGGCEETTTGVLRLRAREKAGVLRFPMVSVNDAYCKYLFDNRYGTGQSVWDGIMRTTNLIVAGKNVVVFGYGWCGKGVSAKAKGLGANVIVCEVNPIKAIEAHMDGFRVMPGIEAAKIGDIFITVTGDLKIITGKHYKVMKNGALLANAGHFDVEVWKPDLEKLCVEKKAMRNNITGYVMEDGRILNLLADGRLVNLAAGDGHPAEIMDMSFALQSLSARYICENEGKLQNKVYDVPDEIDEMVARMKLKGMGIEIDSLTDEQREYLKGWGE from the coding sequence ATGATACGAGATATAAATATGGCACAATCGGGTCACAGAAAGATAGAATGGGTAAAAGGTTATATGCCTGTGCTATCTGCAATAGAAAAGCAGTTTGCAAAAGAAAAGCCATTCAAAGGCAAAAAGATTACGATGTCGATACATCTTGAGGCAAAGACTGCATATCTTTCAAAAGTTTTGAAAGCAGGTGGAGCAGAAGTCGCAGTAACAGGGAGCAATCCGCTGTCAACGCAGGACGACGTTGCGGCGGCATTGGTGGAAGACGGACTCAACGTATATGCATGGCATGGTTCAACAAAGGAAGAATATGAGTCTCATTTAAATGCGGCTCTTGATATAGAACCGAATATTATAATAGACGATGGAGGTGACCTTGTACAGATAGTGCATTCAAAAAGGCAGGATCTCATCAAAAATATAATAGGAGGATGCGAGGAAACCACAACAGGGGTTTTAAGGTTAAGGGCGAGAGAAAAAGCGGGAGTACTCAGGTTCCCCATGGTATCTGTCAATGATGCATACTGCAAATACCTTTTTGATAACAGGTATGGAACAGGCCAGTCGGTATGGGATGGAATAATGAGGACTACAAACCTTATAGTAGCCGGTAAAAATGTCGTCGTGTTTGGCTATGGCTGGTGCGGCAAGGGTGTTTCGGCAAAGGCGAAGGGCCTGGGGGCGAATGTGATAGTATGCGAGGTAAATCCCATAAAGGCAATTGAGGCCCATATGGACGGTTTCAGGGTTATGCCCGGCATAGAAGCCGCGAAAATAGGAGACATATTTATAACGGTAACAGGCGATTTGAAAATCATAACTGGGAAGCACTATAAGGTGATGAAAAACGGAGCATTGCTTGCGAACGCAGGGCACTTTGACGTAGAAGTGTGGAAACCGGATCTTGAAAAGTTATGCGTTGAAAAAAAAGCGATGAGAAATAATATTACGGGCTATGTGATGGAGGATGGAAGGATATTGAATCTTTTAGCAGACGGAAGGCTTGTAAATTTGGCGGCAGGAGACGGACACCCGGCGGAAATAATGGATATGAGCTTTGCACTTCAGTCCTTGTCCGCAAGATATATATGCGAAAATGAAGGAAAGCTTCAAAATAAGGTATACGATGTGCCCGATGAAATAGACGAGATGGTAGCACGCATGAAGCTTAAGGGCATGGGAATTGAAATAGACAGTTTGACTGACGAGCAAAGGGAATACTTAAAAGGCTGGGGAGAATAA